The genomic region TCAATCAACAGAATCGCGTTTTTGGCAACCAGGCCCATCAGCATGATGATGCCGATCAGACTCATCAGGTTGATGGTCGCGCCAGTCAACAACAGACCGGTAACGACACCAATCAGACTCAGCGGCAGACTCATCATGATTGCCATTGGTGCCAGGAATGAGCTGTATTGGATGACCAGAATCAGGTACATCAAACCAATGCCCATCAGCAGCGCCGTGATCATTTTGGTGAACAGCTCGGACTGATCGCGACCGGAGCCGGCCAATGCAATGCCATAGCCCGGCGGGTAATCCATCGAGCGGGCAATTTTCATCGCCTCGCCGATCACTTCGTTCTGCGGACGACCTTCGATGTTGGCGCTTACTGCGACCATGCGCTTGCCATCGACATGCTCGATTTGCGCCGGGCCTTTGCCCATCGTGATCGAAGCAATCTGCTGCAGCGGCACAATGACATCACCCGCGCCAGTCACCAGAGGCAGGCGTTCTAAGTCAGCACGTTCGCGGCGATCATCCGGGTGCAAACGCACCGCGACATCTCGGGTTTCACCAGTCGGGTCGACCCAGTCACCGACTTCAATACCGGCGTAGGCAACACGCAAGGCTTGCGCGGCATCGTTGACCGAAATGCCGATGCTGTTGGCAAGGCCGCGATCAATTTCGATCTGATACTCTGGCATCGGATCCTGCTGCGATAAACCGATATCCACAGCGCCCGGTACTTCCTTGCGCAGACGATCCATGAATTGGTTGGTGATTTCCATTAGTTGGCGTGAATCAGGACCGGAGAAACGAATGTTCAGTGGCTTTTGCGCACCGTTGTTCAGTTCTTCCAACACCACATATTCGGCACCAACCAGGCGCTTCAACTCGCTGCGTAATGTCGAGGCGATTTCGCTGGCTGAACGCTCACGCTCTTTCTTGCTGCCGATGTCGACATAGATACGCGAACTGTTGCTGCGCACGGTCGTGTTTGTCGCTTTCACCTCAGGAATCGAACGCGCCAGTTCCGAGGCTTGTTCGGTTTTGATGCGGGCGTATTCCAAGCTGGAACCTGGCGGCAAGCGAATATCAACCGCGATGAAACCGAAATCGGTTTTTGGCAGGAAGCTGGTGCCACCGAACTTCACCTGCAGGAAAATCGCTGCGAAGAAAGTCGAGACGATCAGAATACCCACCGTTTTGCGATGGAACAGCGCCCATTTGATCACGCTCATATAACGCTCGGCCATGCGATCGAACCAGCGGTTGAACACGGCAAACCATCTTTCGATACCGCGATGCTGACGATGCTCATGACCAACCGGATCGCCCCAGTAAGCTGACAACATCGGATCCAAGGAGAACGAAATCAATAGCGACACCAGTACTGACGAGGCGACCGTCAACGCAAACGGGCGGAACCATTCACCGGCAACGCCATCCATGAAGCCGACCGGAATAAACACCGCGACAATCGCCATCGTTGTTGCGGTAACCGCCAGACCAATTTCATTGGTGCCGTCTTTGGCTGCTGTCAATTTATCCTTACCGCGCTCCATATGACGGACGATGTTTTCACGGACAACAATGGCATCGTCGATCAATACACCAATCGCCAAGGACAAGCCGAGCAGCGTCATGAAATTCAGCGTGAAACCGGCCGCTTGCACAGCAATGAACGAGGTCAAAACCGAAGTCGGCAGCGCCAGCGAAGTAATCAAGGTTGAGCGCCAGCTATTAAGGAACGCGTAGACGACGAAAATCGTCAAACCGGCACCGAATACCAAGGCTTCAATGACGTTGTTCAAACTGTCTTGCGCTTCTTCACCGCCGTCCTGGGTAATGACCAGTTGCGTACCTTGCAGCAGACGCTTGTTCAGTTCTTCGACTTTTTCGCGCACCAGTTTCGCCGTTTCGACGGTGCTGGCATCGCGCGAACGGACAACACTGATGCCGACGTTTGGTTGGCCACTGCGTAAGCTGATCGAGCTCATTTCGGCAAAGCCGTCTTCAATCGTAGCCACTTGCGACAGGCGCACGAGCTCTTCGCCACGGCGCTTGACCACGACATCGTTGAAGTCCTGCGCGTCTTCGATACGGCCAAGCAGGCGCAAAGATTGATCTTCGTATTCACCGCGAATACGACCAACCGGCGCAGTCAGGTTCTGGCCACGCAAAGCCGCCAGCACTTCCGAGACGGAAACGTTGTGCTCGCGCAAATCAACGCTGCGCAATAGAACCGTCAGCTGACGCGTCAGCGCGCCGTTGACGTTAACCGTAGCAACGCCGGGAATGCCGCGAAACTCTTCGGCCAGCTCATCTTCGGCCATGCGTGACAATTCGGCATGCGATTGCACATTCGATGACAGTGACATCTGCACAATCGGCTGCGCACTCATGTCAAAGCGACGGATGATCGGCTCGCGCATTTCCAACGGCAGTTTATGCCGCACGGCAGAAATGGCGTTACGCACTTCGTCGGCTGCTTCGATCATGTTCTTATCGAAGTTGAAGAAGATCGTGAACGAACCATTGCTTTCGTTGGCGTAGGCACGCAGCTCGTAAACACCGGGAATCGATTGCAAGGATTTTTCAATGCGATCGATGATTTCCCGCTCAACGGTTTCGGGCGAAGCGCCGGGATAACTGATGTTGACAATCAGCAGCGGTTGCTCGACATCCGGGCGTTCGTTAACGCGCAGATTTTTCAGCGCCAGGTAACCAAAAAGCATCAGCGCGACCGTGACAACAATGGTCACGACCGGGCGTTTGATGCTGAATTCTGAAATAAACATGATGCGTTACCCTCGACTTACGGCGCGTTAGCGGTCAGTGGTGCAGCGGCAGCGGCCGAAGCGAGTTCGTAGTTGGCGCCTTCCTGCAAACCGGTGCTCGGATGGCGCAGCACTTGGGCGCCGGCTTCGATGCCGCTCAACACTTCCAGATGGCCAGTACGGGCATCGGTTTGACCAATTTGCACAGCGGTTTTGTGAATGCTTTGATCTTTCAAAGTCCAGACAAAACGCTTGTCACCTTCGATAACAAGACTCGATGGCGGCAACATCAAATTGGCATGGGTTTCGGTTTCGACGGTGCCTTCAGC from Permianibacter aggregans harbors:
- a CDS encoding efflux RND transporter permease subunit, yielding MFISEFSIKRPVVTIVVTVALMLFGYLALKNLRVNERPDVEQPLLIVNISYPGASPETVEREIIDRIEKSLQSIPGVYELRAYANESNGSFTIFFNFDKNMIEAADEVRNAISAVRHKLPLEMREPIIRRFDMSAQPIVQMSLSSNVQSHAELSRMAEDELAEEFRGIPGVATVNVNGALTRQLTVLLRSVDLREHNVSVSEVLAALRGQNLTAPVGRIRGEYEDQSLRLLGRIEDAQDFNDVVVKRRGEELVRLSQVATIEDGFAEMSSISLRSGQPNVGISVVRSRDASTVETAKLVREKVEELNKRLLQGTQLVITQDGGEEAQDSLNNVIEALVFGAGLTIFVVYAFLNSWRSTLITSLALPTSVLTSFIAVQAAGFTLNFMTLLGLSLAIGVLIDDAIVVRENIVRHMERGKDKLTAAKDGTNEIGLAVTATTMAIVAVFIPVGFMDGVAGEWFRPFALTVASSVLVSLLISFSLDPMLSAYWGDPVGHEHRQHRGIERWFAVFNRWFDRMAERYMSVIKWALFHRKTVGILIVSTFFAAIFLQVKFGGTSFLPKTDFGFIAVDIRLPPGSSLEYARIKTEQASELARSIPEVKATNTTVRSNSSRIYVDIGSKKERERSASEIASTLRSELKRLVGAEYVVLEELNNGAQKPLNIRFSGPDSRQLMEITNQFMDRLRKEVPGAVDIGLSQQDPMPEYQIEIDRGLANSIGISVNDAAQALRVAYAGIEVGDWVDPTGETRDVAVRLHPDDRRERADLERLPLVTGAGDVIVPLQQIASITMGKGPAQIEHVDGKRMVAVSANIEGRPQNEVIGEAMKIARSMDYPPGYGIALAGSGRDQSELFTKMITALLMGIGLMYLILVIQYSSFLAPMAIMMSLPLSLIGVVTGLLLTGATINLMSLIGIIMLMGLVAKNAILLIDCARDREKEGHNREEALMLAGRARLRPIMMTTLALIAGMLPVAIGTGEGGEFYQPMAIAIIGGVATSTILTLLAIPTFYDSIEIAHDRLVAKFRRRVEQRGPVLAWVLTAVETVLTLVVVRFVYRLLKRLGLWLSSPLRARAVASK